The Insulibacter thermoxylanivorax genomic sequence GGCACGTCGTCTTCGAAGCCGAGACGCTCCATGATATTCTGCATGTTCTCCATGCCGAAGCGGCGCATCAAGTCATCCTCTAAGGAGAGGAAGAATTGCGACGAACCCGGGTCGCCCTGACGGCCGGCACGCCCGCGAAGCTGGTTGTCGATGCGGCGGCTCTCATGCCGTTCCGTACCTATGATATGCAGCCCGCCAAGTTCGGCAACACCCTCGCCGAGGATGATGTCCGTACCGCGGCCGGCCATGTTGGTCGCGATGGTCACCGCGCCGCGCTGTCCAGCTTGGGCTACGATCTCCGCTTCCTCCGCATGATGCTTCGCGTTCAGCACCTGGTGTTTGATGCCCCTGCGCTTCAGCATGTCGGAGAGCATCTCCGAAGTTTCGATGGATGTCGTACCGACGAGCACCGGCTGCTCCCGCTTATGCCGCTCGACGATCTCCTCGACGACATGCTTGAACTTGCTCTTCTGCGTCTTGTAGATGACGTCGGGCAGGTCCTTGCGGATCATCGGCTTGTTCGTCGGGATGACGACGACATTCAAGCCATAGATCTTCTGGAATTCCTCTTCCTCGGTCTTCGCCGTACCGGTCATCCCGGCCAGCTTGCGATACATCCGGAAATAGTTCTGATACGTGATCGAAGCCAGGGTCATGCTCTCGTTCTGAACCTTCAGCCCTTCCTTCGCTTCGATCGCTTGGTGCAAACCGTCGCTGTAGCGGCGTCCGGTCATGATCCGGCCGGTGAATTCGTCGACGATCAGGACTTGTCCATCCTGCACGACGTAATCGACGTCACGCTTCATGATCACATGCGCCTTCAGCGCCTGCTGGATATGGTGGTTGATCATCGTATGCTCGTAGTCGAACAGGTTATCGATGTTGAAAGCTTGTTCTGCTTTCTCCACGCCAGACTCCGTCAGCATCACATTGCGCGTCTTCTCATCGATGGTATAATCCTCGCCGGCCTTCAGCCGTTTCACGAAACGGTCGGCCGCATAGTACAGCTCCGTCGACTTCATCGCCGTACCGGAGATGATCAGCGGCGTCCGCGCCTCGTCGATCAAGATCGAGTCGACCTCGTCGATGATCGCATAATGCAGCGGCCGCTGCACCATCTGCTCCTTATACATCACCATGTTGTCGCGCAGATAGTCGAAGCCGAATTCGTTGTTCGTTCCATATGTGATATCGCAGTTGTAAGCCGCCCGCTTCTCCTCCTGCGACATATTATGCAAGTTTACGCCGACAGTCATACCCAGGAACTCGAAGAGAGGTCCCATCAGGTTCCGACCGACCTGTGCCAGATAATCGTTCACAGTGACCAGATGAGCGCCCTTGCCTTCCAAGGCATTGAGATAGAGCGGAAGCGTCGCTACGAGCGTCTTCCCCTCACCGGTCTTCATCTCGGCAATATTGCCCTCATGCAGGACGATGCCGCCCATCAGCTGTACGTCAAAATGCCGCATATTCAGCACCCGCTTGCCCGCTTCCCGCACGACAGCGAAGGCTTCTGTCAGCAAATCGTCCAGCGTTTCCCCTTTTGCCAGCCGCTCACGAAACTCGTCCGTTTTGGCGCGCAGTTCCGCATCGGAGAGCTTCTCCATCTGCGGCTC encodes the following:
- the secA gene encoding preprotein translocase subunit SecA; this encodes MGLLTKIFGDANERQVKRLWKRIEPINALEPQMEKLSDAELRAKTDEFRERLAKGETLDDLLTEAFAVVREAGKRVLNMRHFDVQLMGGIVLHEGNIAEMKTGEGKTLVATLPLYLNALEGKGAHLVTVNDYLAQVGRNLMGPLFEFLGMTVGVNLHNMSQEEKRAAYNCDITYGTNNEFGFDYLRDNMVMYKEQMVQRPLHYAIIDEVDSILIDEARTPLIISGTAMKSTELYYAADRFVKRLKAGEDYTIDEKTRNVMLTESGVEKAEQAFNIDNLFDYEHTMINHHIQQALKAHVIMKRDVDYVVQDGQVLIVDEFTGRIMTGRRYSDGLHQAIEAKEGLKVQNESMTLASITYQNYFRMYRKLAGMTGTAKTEEEEFQKIYGLNVVVIPTNKPMIRKDLPDVIYKTQKSKFKHVVEEIVERHKREQPVLVGTTSIETSEMLSDMLKRRGIKHQVLNAKHHAEEAEIVAQAGQRGAVTIATNMAGRGTDIILGEGVAELGGLHIIGTERHESRRIDNQLRGRAGRQGDPGSSQFFLSLEDDLMRRFGMENMQNIMERLGFEDDVPIESKMVTRAIEGAQKRVEGYNFDMRKIVLQYDDVINQQRTVIYKQRRDILEMDDIQDIVLGMLDELIERTVDAHCSDKDVPEDWDLQGLIDYCNATFLHEGQLTRDDIWGKEKEEIVDYMKDLVRRLYQQRREQLGEDLMREFEKAVVLRAVDSKWMDHIDAMDQLRQGIHLRAYGGTDPLREYQFEGYEMFQEMIAKIQEQVAMYVMKAHVETSVKREAVAEAQAVSTNADQSKSGPRRPVRREEKVGRNEPCPCGSGKKYKHCHGASA